The Flaviramulus sp. BrNp1-15 genome has a window encoding:
- a CDS encoding VCBS repeat-containing protein encodes MNNFKTHTFLLTILIFGCNQKEDLLFKNPSSDKTGLKFSNVISETNDLNILDYLYYYNGGGISVGDINNDGLPDIFLSGNQVKNKLFLNKGDLEFEDISEKAKIQGNSSWNTGAVMGDVNGDGLLDIYVCAVVGLNGFNGFNELYINNGDETFTESAAKYQLDHESYSSSSAFLDYDLDGDLDLYLLNHAIHTPESFGKADLRFKRNYQTGDKLLRNDNGVFTDVSEEAGIYGGVNGYGLGIAISDFNQDGFPDIFVGNDFHEDDYYYINNTDGTFSEKLKDYFGHTSRFSMGNDVADINHDGWPDIISLDMLPEDETVLKSSEGDDNIQVQKLRTEKYGYHYQFTRNMLFVNQQNANYLETALMSGVAATDWSWSALFADYNQDGEQDLFISNGIPKRPNNLDFIKFASNDQIQKKIDNTKLVDQQALNMMPSGRTHNVIFKGSESLMFEDMSGQWMEKDNFVSGATAISDLDNDGDLDVIVNNLNDEVALYVNQTNNKANYLKIKFNYNKPNAFGIGTKVYAYNNGKLQYKELYTVRGFQASSEPTIHFGLGTSQKVDSIKVVWPNKTYQILKDVQVNQTLNISPENTKPFNYETLNNTPKSLFKLTDKTGVDFVHEEDNFIDFNRQKLIPYQVSDRGPALAIGDLNGDGKDDIYFGSSRYKPSKIFFQSDSIYVEQRINDIAKDSINEDVTAVISDFNKDGRNDLLVGTGGAHFSNKMKPLLDTYYKQTLEGFENETLPEFYENASIIKTADFDNDGDLDVFIGSNTISNDFGNIPDSYLLKNDNGNFSVVQNDVFEKIGMITDAVWEDFNNDGNIDLILVGEWMSPKFLKNNNGNFVEENVLNSKLNGLWQQITPFDMDGDGDTDYLLGNWGNNSKFKASKEHAMKMYYADFDGNGSTESIVCTFKNGKYYPLLGLDELAGQIVSLKKKFTTYKDFAGKSIEEIFDKETLKKAVILEVDELKSGYLKNDNSKFTFIPFKNELQVSPITAFVKYDFDADGKEDVLAGGNYFGVTPFHGRFDSFPGALIKSENEILLGNSLGLDFSEKSIRHLNIITLKGKPHLLVTINNYKAQVYELTN; translated from the coding sequence ATGAATAATTTTAAAACACATACATTTTTACTGACTATATTAATCTTTGGTTGTAACCAGAAGGAAGATTTATTGTTTAAAAACCCATCTTCAGATAAAACAGGACTCAAATTTTCTAATGTAATTTCTGAAACCAACGATTTAAATATTTTAGATTATCTCTATTATTATAATGGAGGAGGTATTTCAGTAGGAGATATTAATAATGATGGATTACCAGATATTTTTCTTTCAGGAAATCAGGTTAAAAACAAGTTGTTTTTAAATAAAGGCGATTTAGAGTTTGAAGACATTTCAGAAAAAGCGAAAATTCAAGGTAACAGTTCCTGGAATACAGGAGCGGTTATGGGTGATGTAAATGGCGATGGATTATTGGATATTTATGTTTGTGCCGTAGTTGGTTTAAATGGCTTTAATGGCTTTAATGAGTTATACATAAACAATGGTGATGAGACTTTTACAGAAAGTGCTGCAAAATACCAACTCGATCATGAATCTTATAGTTCATCCTCTGCTTTTTTAGATTATGATTTAGATGGCGATTTGGATTTGTATCTTTTAAATCACGCCATTCATACACCAGAATCCTTTGGAAAAGCCGATTTAAGATTCAAGAGAAACTACCAAACAGGTGATAAGTTACTAAGAAATGATAATGGTGTATTTACAGATGTAAGTGAAGAAGCTGGAATTTATGGTGGTGTTAATGGTTATGGTTTAGGTATTGCAATTTCAGATTTTAATCAAGATGGTTTTCCAGATATTTTTGTGGGTAACGATTTTCATGAAGATGACTATTATTACATAAACAACACAGACGGTACATTTTCAGAAAAACTAAAAGATTATTTTGGTCATACTTCTCGTTTCTCAATGGGTAATGATGTGGCAGATATTAATCATGATGGTTGGCCAGACATTATATCTTTAGATATGTTGCCTGAAGACGAAACGGTTTTAAAATCATCTGAAGGCGATGATAATATCCAAGTACAAAAACTACGAACAGAAAAGTACGGTTACCATTATCAGTTTACTAGAAATATGCTTTTTGTAAATCAGCAAAATGCTAATTATCTAGAAACAGCTTTAATGAGTGGTGTGGCTGCAACAGATTGGAGTTGGAGTGCATTATTCGCAGATTATAATCAAGATGGCGAGCAGGATTTATTCATTTCTAATGGTATACCAAAACGCCCTAATAATTTAGATTTCATCAAGTTTGCTTCAAACGATCAAATTCAAAAGAAAATAGACAATACAAAACTAGTAGACCAACAAGCTCTTAATATGATGCCTTCTGGTAGAACACATAATGTCATCTTTAAAGGCTCAGAAAGTTTAATGTTTGAAGATATGTCTGGTCAATGGATGGAAAAAGATAATTTTGTGTCTGGTGCTACCGCAATTTCCGATTTAGATAATGATGGCGATTTAGATGTGATAGTTAATAATTTAAATGATGAAGTAGCATTGTATGTTAACCAAACAAATAATAAAGCCAATTATTTAAAAATTAAGTTTAATTACAATAAGCCTAATGCCTTTGGAATTGGGACTAAAGTTTACGCTTATAACAATGGTAAATTGCAATACAAAGAGTTGTACACTGTTAGAGGTTTTCAAGCCTCTTCAGAACCTACAATTCATTTTGGGTTAGGTACTTCTCAAAAAGTAGATTCAATTAAAGTGGTTTGGCCAAATAAAACGTATCAAATTTTAAAAGATGTTCAGGTAAATCAAACGCTTAATATTTCACCAGAAAACACTAAGCCATTCAATTACGAGACTCTAAACAACACACCTAAATCTCTTTTTAAATTAACAGACAAAACAGGAGTTGATTTTGTTCATGAAGAAGATAATTTTATAGATTTTAATCGACAAAAACTTATTCCTTACCAAGTTTCAGATAGAGGACCAGCATTAGCAATTGGTGATTTAAATGGCGATGGTAAAGACGATATTTACTTTGGAAGTTCAAGATACAAACCTTCAAAAATATTTTTCCAATCAGATTCTATTTATGTTGAGCAAAGAATAAATGATATTGCTAAAGATTCTATAAATGAGGATGTCACTGCTGTGATTTCAGATTTTAATAAAGATGGAAGAAATGATTTGTTAGTAGGAACAGGTGGAGCGCATTTTTCAAATAAAATGAAACCTCTTCTTGATACGTATTATAAACAAACACTTGAAGGGTTTGAAAATGAAACATTACCAGAATTTTACGAAAATGCTTCAATTATTAAAACTGCGGATTTTGATAATGATGGTGATTTAGATGTGTTTATTGGAAGCAATACTATTTCTAACGATTTTGGAAACATACCAGATTCTTATTTGTTAAAAAATGACAATGGTAATTTCTCAGTAGTTCAAAATGATGTTTTTGAAAAAATAGGAATGATAACCGATGCTGTTTGGGAAGATTTTAATAACGATGGAAATATTGATTTAATTTTAGTGGGAGAATGGATGAGTCCAAAATTCCTAAAAAATAACAATGGAAATTTTGTTGAAGAAAATGTGTTAAATTCTAAATTAAACGGGCTTTGGCAACAAATTACGCCTTTTGATATGGATGGAGATGGAGATACAGATTATTTGTTGGGTAACTGGGGAAACAACTCAAAATTTAAAGCTTCAAAAGAGCACGCCATGAAAATGTACTATGCAGATTTTGATGGTAACGGCAGTACAGAGAGCATAGTTTGTACATTTAAAAACGGCAAGTACTATCCGCTTTTAGGGTTAGATGAATTAGCTGGCCAAATAGTGAGTTTAAAAAAGAAATTTACAACTTATAAAGATTTTGCAGGAAAATCTATTGAAGAAATTTTTGATAAAGAAACTTTAAAAAAGGCAGTTATTCTTGAGGTTGACGAACTTAAATCTGGATACTTAAAAAACGACAATAGTAAATTTACATTTATACCTTTTAAAAATGAATTACAGGTTTCACCAATCACTGCTTTTGTAAAATATGATTTTGACGCAGATGGAAAAGAAGATGTTTTAGCTGGTGGAAACTATTTTGGTGTAACACCTTTTCATGGTAGGTTTGATTCTTTTCCTGGAGCGCTAATTAAAAGCGAAAACGAAATTTTATTAGGTAACAGTTTAGGTTTAGATTTTAGTGAAAAATCAATAAGACATTTAAATATAATAACCTTAAAAGGTAAACCACATTTATTAGTAACAATTAATAACTACAAAGCTCAAGTTTATGAGCTAACAAATTAA
- a CDS encoding VCBS repeat-containing protein has translation MKKRLTKFNFLLLFSLAVFINSCKSDKKEKTEVDNKKETLFTLMSPAETGINFVNKVVNQKNFNIFKYRNFYNGGGVAIGDINNDGLPDIYLTANMEGNKLFLNKGNFKFEDISESAGIVGNKPWSTGVVMVDINQDGLLDIYVSNAGNLEGNNHDNDLYINNGDLTFTQKAEEYNLAKTGFSTHASFFDYDKDGDLDAYILNNSNIPVSSLGYAEQRDKRAQDWENVPEIFRGVGDMLLRNDNGKFVDVSEEAGIYGSLIGFGLGVMISDINGDLYPDIYVSNDFYERDYLYINQQDGTFTEEIKDWTSHLCLSAMGVDMADINNDGNIDIFITDMLPEGDQRVKSVMTFEGYNVFKLKQSKDFHQQYIQNTLQINNGNNTFSETAYYSGVAATDWSWAGLLFDMDNDGFRDIFITNGVNHDLTDLDFVDFFANDIIQKMALTGKKEAIDSIIKKMPVRPQPNYAYRNNKDITFSNANKDWGFETPTLSNGAAYADLDNDGDLDLVINNVNMDAYVYKNNSETFTNNNHIRIKLKGSKANPFAIGSTIKLYYEDNIVVQEQVPSRGFQSSVDYTMTIGLGEVKTIDSLRVIWPNDKTQKLENIEVNQVLTLNLDDAKDTQKPFKLEKKKTLLAELPNTKFLAHKENQYSDFDHEGLIPKMLSQEGPALAVGDVNGDGNEDFYIGGAKDQQGVLYLNLGNGNIKLLPQKAFVEDANLEDTAATFFDADKDGDLDLIVGSGGNEVGEENNYKPRLYLNNGKGVFSLSPNYLPKTNKNISVIVTNDFDNDGDEDVFVGSRSVVGTYGVNPNHLFLENNGDGTFSDATERLAYDLKNAGMVTNAIWADINGDGKKDLITVSEWDTPKIFRNTGRRLTKMDSSLDEMSGMWGVLEAADFDNDGDLDLVFGNQGENTTYRTTKEHPMRMWVNDFDNNGTIEQIVTRDFDGKDYPVHMKKELTAQMVKLKKENLKASEYAKRTINELFSKEIIDNAIKKQSSTTETVVAINNGNGQFSIKKLPSRVQLSCVCGITCTDINNDGNVDIIMGGNNFEFKPQYSRLDANLGNVLINKGDFNFEWQDYNTSGFAISDEIKHLKQFKDKDGKTYVIAAINDSKPKIFSINE, from the coding sequence ATGAAAAAGAGATTAACAAAGTTTAATTTTTTGCTGCTTTTTAGTTTAGCAGTTTTTATTAATTCGTGTAAATCTGATAAGAAGGAAAAAACAGAAGTTGATAATAAAAAAGAAACGCTATTTACCTTAATGAGTCCTGCAGAAACAGGTATTAACTTTGTAAACAAAGTAGTAAATCAAAAAAACTTCAATATTTTTAAATATCGAAATTTTTATAATGGAGGAGGAGTTGCTATTGGCGATATAAATAATGATGGACTTCCAGATATTTACCTTACTGCAAATATGGAAGGAAATAAACTCTTTTTAAATAAAGGAAATTTTAAGTTTGAGGATATCTCAGAGTCAGCAGGAATTGTTGGTAATAAACCATGGTCTACAGGAGTTGTTATGGTAGATATTAATCAAGATGGGTTGCTTGATATTTATGTAAGTAATGCTGGGAATTTAGAGGGTAATAATCACGATAACGACTTATATATAAATAATGGAGATTTAACCTTTACCCAGAAAGCAGAAGAATATAATCTAGCAAAAACGGGTTTTTCTACACATGCTTCATTTTTCGATTATGATAAAGACGGCGATTTAGATGCCTATATTTTAAACAATAGTAATATACCAGTAAGTAGTTTAGGTTATGCCGAACAACGTGATAAGAGAGCCCAAGATTGGGAAAATGTACCAGAAATTTTTAGAGGTGTAGGCGACATGCTATTAAGAAACGATAATGGAAAATTTGTTGATGTTAGCGAAGAAGCAGGAATTTATGGAAGTCTTATCGGTTTTGGTTTAGGAGTTATGATAAGCGATATAAATGGAGATTTATACCCAGATATTTATGTGTCTAACGATTTTTATGAACGCGATTATCTATACATTAATCAACAAGATGGAACTTTTACAGAAGAAATAAAAGATTGGACATCGCATTTGTGCTTATCTGCAATGGGTGTTGATATGGCAGACATAAACAACGACGGAAACATCGATATTTTTATAACAGATATGCTTCCGGAAGGAGATCAACGCGTTAAATCGGTGATGACCTTTGAAGGTTATAACGTATTCAAGCTAAAACAAAGTAAAGACTTTCATCAGCAGTACATACAAAATACACTTCAAATAAATAATGGAAATAATACGTTTTCTGAAACAGCTTACTATAGTGGAGTTGCTGCAACAGATTGGAGTTGGGCAGGTTTATTGTTTGATATGGATAACGATGGCTTTAGAGATATTTTTATAACAAATGGAGTTAATCATGATTTAACCGATTTAGATTTTGTTGATTTTTTTGCCAATGATATCATTCAAAAAATGGCATTAACAGGAAAAAAAGAAGCTATCGATTCTATTATTAAAAAGATGCCAGTTCGTCCGCAACCAAACTATGCTTACAGAAACAACAAAGACATTACATTTAGCAATGCCAATAAAGATTGGGGTTTTGAAACGCCAACACTTTCTAATGGTGCTGCTTATGCCGATTTAGATAATGATGGCGATTTAGATTTAGTCATTAATAACGTAAATATGGATGCTTATGTTTATAAAAATAATTCTGAAACATTTACTAACAATAACCATATTCGAATAAAACTAAAAGGAAGTAAAGCAAATCCGTTTGCAATTGGCAGCACCATAAAACTCTATTATGAAGATAATATTGTGGTACAAGAACAAGTTCCATCTAGAGGGTTTCAATCTTCGGTAGATTATACTATGACTATTGGTTTGGGAGAAGTAAAAACTATAGATTCACTTCGTGTAATTTGGCCTAATGACAAAACTCAAAAATTAGAAAATATTGAAGTGAATCAGGTTTTAACTCTAAATTTAGATGACGCTAAAGACACTCAAAAACCTTTTAAGCTTGAAAAGAAAAAAACACTATTGGCAGAATTACCAAATACTAAGTTTTTGGCACATAAAGAAAACCAGTATTCCGATTTTGACCACGAAGGGTTAATTCCTAAAATGCTTTCTCAAGAAGGTCCAGCTTTGGCAGTTGGCGATGTTAACGGCGATGGGAATGAAGATTTTTACATTGGTGGCGCAAAAGATCAACAAGGAGTTCTATACTTAAATTTAGGTAATGGAAATATTAAATTATTACCTCAAAAAGCTTTTGTTGAAGATGCAAATTTAGAGGATACTGCAGCAACTTTTTTTGATGCCGATAAAGATGGAGATTTAGATTTAATTGTTGGTTCTGGAGGAAACGAAGTAGGTGAAGAAAATAATTATAAACCGAGGTTGTATTTAAATAACGGAAAAGGTGTTTTTAGTTTATCACCAAATTACTTACCTAAAACAAACAAAAACATTTCAGTTATAGTAACCAATGATTTTGATAACGATGGAGATGAAGATGTATTTGTTGGTTCCAGAAGTGTAGTTGGTACTTATGGTGTTAATCCAAATCATTTATTTCTTGAAAATAATGGAGATGGAACATTTAGTGATGCTACTGAGCGTTTAGCATACGATTTAAAAAATGCAGGTATGGTAACTAATGCTATTTGGGCAGATATAAACGGAGATGGTAAAAAGGATCTCATAACAGTATCTGAATGGGACACGCCTAAAATATTTAGAAACACAGGCAGGCGATTAACAAAAATGGATTCTTCATTAGATGAAATGAGTGGTATGTGGGGTGTTCTAGAAGCTGCAGATTTTGATAATGATGGCGATTTAGATTTAGTTTTTGGAAATCAAGGAGAAAACACAACATATAGAACAACAAAAGAGCACCCAATGAGAATGTGGGTAAATGATTTTGATAACAACGGAACAATAGAACAAATTGTTACCAGAGATTTTGATGGTAAAGATTATCCGGTTCACATGAAAAAGGAGCTTACAGCTCAAATGGTTAAACTTAAAAAGGAGAATTTAAAAGCTTCAGAATACGCTAAAAGAACAATTAATGAGTTGTTTTCTAAAGAAATAATAGACAACGCCATAAAAAAACAAAGTAGTACAACCGAAACTGTTGTTGCAATAAACAATGGTAATGGTCAGTTCAGTATTAAAAAACTTCCGAGTAGAGTACAGTTGTCATGCGTTTGCGGTATTACATGTACCGATATAAATAATGATGGAAACGTAGATATTATTATGGGAGGTAATAACTTTGAGTTTAAACCACAATACTCTCGTCTTGACGCCAATTTAGGTAATGTTTTAATTAATAAAGGCGATTTTAATTTTGAATGGCAAGATTATAATACTAGTGGTTTTGCAATAAGTGACGAGATAAAGCACCTAAAACAATTTAAAGATAAAGATGGCAAAACGTATGTTATTGCTGCAATTAATGATAGTAAACCAAAGATATTTTCGATAAATGAATAA
- a CDS encoding VCBS repeat-containing protein encodes MLNLNKIFIVFFLLFYSCNKNETLFNQLNEKETGIDFTNNLSNTPEFNILKYLYFYNGAGVSVGDFNNDGLIDVYFTSNQKDDKLYINLGGFKFKDVTTQAGINNSKGWTTGVATVDINNDGLLDIYVCKTASIFDDKTDSNLLFVNQGNKNGKPFFKEESKKYGLDFKGYSTQAVFFDYDLDSDLDMFLLNHSVHPNRNYGNGRKRNGVDSLSGDKLYENKNGIFHNVSNQSGIFQGTIGYGLGVSVSDVNNDGYPDIYVGNDFFENDYLYINQKDKTFKEIISADKSKLGHTTHFSMGNAVNDLNNDGLMDIISLDMLPEDIKTYKTSGLEYPYQTYESYLKYGYSPQFMQNTFHVNAGNGNFNEVGYLSGIAATEWSWSPLVADFDNDGEKDIYITNGILGATNDMDFISFISNEEIQKKLDGKLTEDELALINKIPEKKIQNYFFKNNGNNTFDDYSKKWLDNNTSFSNGAGYADFDNDGDLDIVVNNVNETAFILENTLVKDSIKNTYLKVKFKGAKNNPNGIGAKVYAFKDNKVNANENYTTRGYLSSVEPKVYIGLGETTRIDSLQVIWPNGAYQTIKNVAINQEITVAIENAKGNYYKLPINKTNSCLLNIPSLFNFKHKDNSSIEFNRDPLVPYASTNLGSSVSVADINNDGLEDVFVCGGKKQSSQLLLQINESEFQSVQEELFLVDEISEDISSAFFDANGDGFKDLLVVSGGNEFKRGKPIQPRLYFNENGSFVKDTTQFDNIEINASKVKAVDIDNDSDLDIVITSNLLPWQFGITPKQYIFENDGKGNFTNVSTMFGEEFQNIGNVQDIVWVDLNNDKLLDAIAVGYWMPVSVFINDGKKLHLQTKSNIENTNGWWNSVKVADFDKDGDLDIVAGNWGLNTRLKASYEEPITLYSNDFDDNGTIDPIVTYFYQNQETTFSSKDELVKQIPLLNKKYLSYQNFANAKFNDLLPSDKIKSAYKKHVYELASCYFENLGNNTFKKHQLPLMTQVSTVNDMFVDDFNNDSFLDILLVGNNYEISTHLGKLDASHGSLLLNDKEGFFHEIENQQFDISGPARNIEKIEINDNIYFIVSRNNDTPIFLKKSK; translated from the coding sequence ATGTTGAATTTGAATAAAATATTCATTGTGTTTTTTTTATTGTTTTATTCTTGTAATAAGAATGAAACGCTTTTTAATCAATTAAACGAAAAAGAGACAGGAATAGATTTCACAAATAATTTATCAAATACTCCTGAATTTAACATTTTAAAATATTTGTATTTTTATAATGGGGCAGGTGTTTCTGTAGGAGATTTTAATAATGATGGATTGATTGATGTTTACTTCACATCAAATCAAAAAGATGATAAACTCTATATTAATTTAGGAGGTTTCAAATTTAAAGATGTTACAACTCAGGCAGGGATAAACAATAGTAAAGGATGGACAACAGGTGTTGCTACTGTAGATATTAACAATGACGGTCTTTTAGATATTTATGTTTGTAAAACAGCATCAATTTTTGATGATAAAACAGATTCAAACTTATTATTTGTAAATCAAGGTAACAAAAATGGGAAGCCTTTTTTTAAAGAAGAATCTAAAAAATATGGACTAGATTTTAAAGGCTATTCTACCCAAGCCGTTTTTTTTGATTACGATTTAGATTCCGACCTTGATATGTTTCTTTTAAACCATTCGGTGCATCCAAATAGAAATTATGGAAATGGTAGAAAAAGAAATGGTGTCGATTCTTTATCTGGAGACAAACTATACGAAAACAAAAATGGAATATTTCATAATGTTTCCAATCAATCAGGGATTTTTCAGGGAACAATAGGTTATGGTCTAGGAGTTTCTGTAAGTGATGTAAATAATGATGGTTATCCAGACATTTATGTAGGTAATGATTTTTTTGAGAATGATTATTTATATATCAACCAAAAAGATAAAACGTTTAAAGAAATTATTTCAGCAGATAAGTCAAAGTTAGGTCATACCACGCATTTTTCAATGGGAAATGCAGTTAACGACTTAAATAATGATGGTCTTATGGATATCATTTCATTAGATATGTTACCAGAGGATATCAAAACCTATAAGACTTCAGGATTAGAATATCCGTATCAAACTTACGAGTCTTATTTAAAATATGGGTATTCGCCTCAATTTATGCAGAACACATTTCATGTTAATGCAGGTAACGGAAATTTTAATGAGGTTGGTTATTTAAGTGGAATTGCTGCTACAGAATGGTCTTGGAGTCCTTTAGTTGCAGATTTTGATAATGATGGTGAAAAGGATATTTATATTACAAATGGTATTTTAGGAGCAACAAATGATATGGATTTTATTAGCTTTATTTCTAATGAAGAAATTCAAAAGAAACTTGATGGTAAACTAACCGAAGATGAGCTAGCTTTAATTAATAAAATTCCCGAAAAGAAAATTCAGAATTATTTCTTTAAAAACAATGGTAATAATACGTTTGATGATTATTCCAAAAAATGGCTAGACAACAATACCTCTTTTAGTAATGGAGCGGGTTATGCAGATTTTGATAATGATGGGGATTTAGATATTGTTGTGAATAATGTAAACGAAACAGCTTTTATTTTAGAAAATACATTAGTAAAAGATAGTATTAAAAACACTTACTTAAAAGTGAAGTTTAAAGGTGCTAAAAACAATCCTAATGGTATTGGAGCAAAAGTTTACGCCTTTAAAGACAATAAAGTAAATGCAAATGAAAATTATACAACTCGAGGCTACTTATCATCAGTAGAACCAAAAGTTTATATAGGTTTAGGTGAAACTACAAGAATAGATTCTTTACAAGTAATCTGGCCAAATGGTGCTTATCAAACCATTAAAAACGTTGCAATTAATCAGGAAATTACCGTTGCAATAGAAAATGCTAAAGGAAATTATTACAAGCTTCCTATAAATAAGACTAATTCTTGCTTATTAAATATACCATCACTTTTCAATTTTAAACATAAAGATAATAGCTCTATTGAGTTTAATAGAGATCCACTTGTACCTTATGCAAGTACAAATCTGGGTTCAAGTGTTTCTGTTGCTGATATTAATAACGATGGATTAGAAGATGTTTTTGTCTGTGGAGGAAAAAAACAATCTAGTCAGCTACTACTTCAGATAAATGAAAGCGAGTTTCAATCTGTTCAAGAGGAATTGTTTTTAGTTGATGAGATAAGTGAAGATATTAGTTCTGCATTTTTTGATGCAAATGGAGATGGTTTTAAGGATCTACTTGTAGTAAGTGGAGGTAATGAGTTTAAAAGAGGTAAACCTATACAGCCAAGGCTTTATTTTAATGAAAATGGGTCGTTTGTAAAAGATACCACTCAGTTTGATAATATTGAAATTAATGCATCAAAAGTAAAAGCGGTTGATATTGATAATGATTCAGATTTAGATATTGTAATCACTTCAAACCTCCTTCCGTGGCAATTTGGAATAACACCAAAGCAATACATTTTTGAAAATGATGGAAAAGGAAATTTTACTAATGTAAGCACTATGTTTGGTGAAGAATTTCAAAATATAGGAAATGTTCAAGACATTGTTTGGGTTGATTTAAATAATGATAAATTGTTAGATGCCATAGCAGTTGGCTATTGGATGCCAGTAAGTGTTTTTATAAACGATGGGAAAAAATTACACCTTCAAACAAAAAGTAATATTGAAAATACCAACGGTTGGTGGAACTCAGTAAAAGTTGCAGATTTTGATAAAGATGGAGATTTAGATATTGTTGCAGGAAATTGGGGTTTAAACACAAGACTTAAAGCTTCTTACGAGGAGCCAATAACATTGTACAGTAATGATTTTGATGATAACGGAACTATAGATCCAATTGTGACTTACTTTTATCAAAACCAGGAAACTACATTCTCATCTAAAGATGAGCTTGTAAAACAAATTCCACTTTTAAATAAAAAATACCTGTCGTATCAAAATTTTGCAAATGCAAAGTTTAACGACTTATTACCTTCAGATAAAATTAAAAGTGCTTACAAAAAACACGTTTACGAACTAGCATCTTGTTATTTTGAAAATCTAGGAAATAATACTTTCAAAAAACACCAATTGCCTTTAATGACACAAGTATCAACTGTAAATGATATGTTTGTTGATGATTTTAATAACGATAGTTTTTTAGATATACTTTTAGTAGGTAATAACTACGAAATTAGTACACATTTAGGTAAATTAGACGCTTCGCATGGGAGTCTTTTGCTAAATGACAAAGAAGGATTTTTTCATGAAATTGAAAATCAGCAATTTGATATTTCAGGACCCGCTAGAAACATTGAAAAAATAGAAATTAATGATAATATCTATTTCATAGTTTCAAGAAATAATGACACTCCAATTTTTTTAAAGAAAAGTAAATAA